In Acidaminococcus fermentans DSM 20731, one genomic interval encodes:
- a CDS encoding sodium-dependent transporter — MSEQQSTRDSFQSRLGFILVSAGCAIGIGNVWKFPYLCGQYGGAAFILLYLLFLLILGIPVLLCEFALGRSSRQSVARCFDRLAPAGSRWPRLKYIGIAGVTLLMLYYTTVTGWMLNYCWLHLKGTFAGQSPAFIQSTFQAMLAQPLSMGFWTFLSCFLGFVVCYMGLEKGIERITKVMMSALLLLMIILAVHSLFLPGAEKGIEFYLVPNFAALEKLGWGNVIYAAMSQAFFTLSAGNGAMMIFASYMDKKRSLPGEALTITALDTFVALMSGFIIIPACFAYGIQPDAGPSLIFLTIPNLFTLMPGGRIWGSLFFVFLSFAALSTVIAVMESIIACFRELLGWDRPKAAWFVFALIALGSIPCVLGFNLWSGFQPLGPGTGVLDLEDFIVSNNLLPLGGLTFVLFCTRKNGWGWNNFLDEVNQGAGRNLADWWKQYYTWGLPLVILGIYLKGYDDLFAKQGPAVLAQWMLIALAFLGWIGYCVKGCGTKKE; from the coding sequence ATGTCAGAACAGCAAAGCACCCGTGATTCCTTCCAATCCCGTCTGGGTTTCATCCTGGTCAGCGCCGGCTGTGCCATCGGCATCGGCAATGTGTGGAAGTTCCCCTACCTGTGCGGCCAGTACGGCGGAGCCGCCTTCATTCTCCTGTATCTCCTGTTCCTGCTGATCCTGGGGATACCCGTGCTCCTGTGCGAATTCGCCCTGGGCCGGAGCAGCCGCCAGAGCGTGGCCCGGTGCTTCGACCGGCTGGCTCCCGCCGGCAGCCGCTGGCCCCGGCTGAAGTACATCGGCATCGCCGGGGTCACCCTGCTGATGCTGTACTACACCACCGTCACCGGCTGGATGCTGAATTACTGCTGGCTCCATCTGAAAGGGACCTTTGCAGGCCAGTCCCCCGCCTTCATCCAGAGCACCTTCCAGGCCATGCTGGCCCAGCCTCTTTCCATGGGCTTCTGGACCTTCCTGTCCTGCTTTCTGGGCTTTGTGGTCTGCTACATGGGGCTGGAAAAAGGCATCGAGCGGATCACCAAAGTGATGATGAGCGCCCTGCTGCTGTTGATGATCATCCTGGCAGTCCATTCCCTGTTCCTCCCCGGAGCAGAAAAAGGCATTGAATTTTACCTGGTGCCCAATTTCGCAGCCCTGGAAAAACTGGGCTGGGGAAACGTGATCTACGCCGCCATGAGCCAGGCCTTCTTCACCCTCAGCGCCGGCAATGGCGCCATGATGATCTTTGCTTCCTATATGGACAAAAAACGGAGCCTGCCGGGAGAAGCCCTGACCATCACCGCCCTGGACACCTTTGTGGCTCTCATGAGCGGCTTCATCATCATCCCCGCCTGTTTCGCCTACGGAATCCAGCCGGATGCCGGACCCTCCCTGATCTTCCTGACCATTCCCAACCTGTTCACCCTGATGCCGGGAGGACGGATCTGGGGCAGCCTGTTCTTCGTGTTCCTGTCCTTTGCCGCCCTGTCCACGGTCATTGCCGTGATGGAAAGCATCATCGCCTGCTTTCGGGAGCTGCTGGGCTGGGACCGGCCCAAAGCCGCCTGGTTCGTGTTCGCCCTCATCGCCCTGGGCAGTATCCCCTGCGTGCTGGGCTTCAACCTGTGGAGCGGTTTCCAGCCTCTGGGACCGGGCACCGGCGTCCTTGACCTGGAAGACTTCATCGTTTCCAACAACCTGCTGCCCCTGGGCGGCCTGACCTTCGTCCTGTTCTGCACCCGGAAGAACGGCTGGGGCTGGAACAATTTCCTGGATGAAGTGAACCAGGGAGCCGGCCGGAACCTGGCGGACTGGTGGAAACAGTATTATACCTGGGGCCTGCCCCTGGTGATCCTGGGGATCTACCTGAAAGGCTACGACGATCTGTTCGCCAAACAGGGTCCCGCCGTCCTGGCCCAGTGGATGCTCATCGCCCTGGCATTCCTGGGGTGGATCGGGTACTGTGTAAAGGGATG